ATACCCATTGCTACAATAGGCATTCACTGACACAAGGCAAAAAATTGCCGTCATTTTTTTTAGTATACTGTTTCTCATATCCTTAGGTTTGGTGTAGAAACACCAATACAAATTTTAAGCCCGCATCAATAAATAGTGATTTATATTATAAATATATATTTAATAAGTTAATTATTATATAAATACTATTAAATAAAACAATTATTTATAGATATTCTATTTTGATTAAAACAGCACAAAACTACAATATTATTGTATTGAATTTTAAATTTGTGGTATATTAAGTTCACAAATAATAAGGAAAAATACAGCCTGGAGCGTAAAGAAACGAGCATTGATAAGGGATAACAGAAAAAAGACGCATCTTTAAAGTGCGCCTTTTGTCAATACATTTACTTTACTGTTAAGGTAAAATATGATTTTTATAGAGGTCAATGGTGAACCTACCTGCAATAATATTTCTGAAACTGGAAAATACCACGAAGTTGAATATGGTCAATGCAATGATAAAGGAATATATTAATCTCTTTTTATTAGCCGAAACAACATACATTGCATTAGGAATCAATACAAATGAGAAACCAATAAACGCTCCCGCAAGCCTGGATGAGAACACCGGATTGTTTCTGAATATGAAATAAAAACAGATTCCAATGACGGCATAGTTCCTATGATATTCATAATATGGATATTTTTCCTTCATGGGAGTATCAAATGCAAATAAAAAGAATGTGAGAATTGCCATTAACGCTTCGGGAATACCAAATCCCCCATTTAATCGCTGCGCCGTCTCATCCACATATCCGTTAAAACCTTCCACAAGCATACTATCGGAGGCAATATTACTCAAAAAGTTACCAAAAACCTTATACACTTCGAATGGAGACAAAAAGATCGAAACAATAATAGATACCAGCATCATTGTTTTATTTAAAGGTATGCGTGCAACCCAATACATGGGTAGAAATATATAACATACATTATGAATCCCTGAAGCTATGAATACAAAGAATAAATAGTGCCATAATTTTCTTTCTTTAATATACCTGATTGCGAAGTATATAATAAAAGTTCCAAGATTCTGCCTGATCTGTCCACTTTCTCCAATGAAGAAATTGGGAATAAACATAAACAGCGTAAAAGTAAATGGATAAAAAGTATTGTCTTCTGTATATTTTATCTTAAAAAATATAGCAAAAATAGCAATAACGAGTGTCAGCATGTAAAACGGAGCATTGAACACATTAAGCATGATCTTATTGATCAATGCATACAACCATTCTATATCAACATTCTCTGAACCTTCTATGTGAAGGGCCTTTAAAAAGATACTCCAATATTCTTTTGTATCTGAATAGATATAAATCCCTTTATAACTCCCATAATCCGGCCCAACACTATCTCTGAGCCCGGCAATAATAATCAGGTAAACCCCTAAAAACCAAAACCACTTTTTATCAACTTTATTTCCAAAGACCTCCTGCACACTAAAAATAAGCATGTAGATCATCGCAATGATGTAATATGGATGCAATAAACTCATGAAAGGATCAGGGAATTTTTAAATTGATGATAAGCCACTATAATTCCTGTCAGAATAAGTGGAAGGAAAAGCCTCACCTCCCAGTAAAGTCCCACCATGGTAATCATAGCAAGATAAGGCAATGAGAAAAATAAATACTTTTTAAATATCGTTTTATTGTCAGCAGATACGCCCAACAGGTATACAAAATACAAGACTATGGATCCAAATAACAGCCCCGCCAGATTGAACGGGCTTTCGAAGTTCCTGTTGATATAAAAGCCTTCTACAAAAGTGGTTTCCTGAACAACAATCATTCTCAATCCTAAATAGGCTGTTAAAAAAGAGATCACCAGAGGAATTGTTTTTGCGACCATTGTATAATTTCCTTTTCTGAGATCATCCATATCCAGGAAGAGCGCAGCAAAAAAAGCAATATTCAGACAAGCCGTCTCCCTAACGAACGTGGAAAGAAATATTAAAGCAATTAGAATATAAAAATATGCCGTCTTATTTGTATGAAAATATTTTAATGTTAAAAACACTCCTGTCAGATAACAAAAAAGTGCCATCATATCACAATTTGTAGGTGCATATTGCGTGATTACAATAAAAAACACGGCCAGAAGATGAATAACTCTTTTTAGATTGATGTTTAAAAGAAGTGAAACCGGCTTCAGGGAAAGTAGTTTATTAAAAACAACGGAAGAAAGAATAAAGAAAAAACTGTTCATCAGAAAAAGACCATGATAAAATGCAGTTCCGTTTTTATGTAGAAATTTCCGAAAAAAGCCCAGATAATTTTCAATAATATATCCCACAATGTCCGTAAGATACAAACTGAGATAGTTGGGAAGTACCCGATAAGCATAGACCGATGAAAACAAATAATCGGGCGGCCTTTCTGCTGTTTTCAATCTTGTGTAGGAAGACTCAAATCCATAATAGGACATTGAGAACAGCAAAAGCGGAAGTATTATCGTAAATAAAAATCCGTTTATTTTTTCATCAAATATTTTCAACATATCAAAACAGCTTTTTATTCAGAATAATTTTGTTTTAAAATATATTATTAGGAGGGACATTTGCAAAAGTATAAGTTTTTTTTATTTTACCTAAACATTTTATTGATTTTAAAATAAACTTACGGGGTAAAAGTTTTGAACTAATACTTAAAAAATTAAATTTGCAAACTTGATTTTTTAATGCGATGCATCGTTTTTTTATATTTTTATTCTATTTAATCTCCAAAAACAGAGTTCTATCTGCATTATTTGCAGTGGGAATTGCTTTGGTTTGCCTGTTTTTTGCATCAAAAATAAATTTCGAGGAAGACATCAATCAGATCATTCCTAAAAGTGAAAAATCTGATCTTACTGCAAAAATTCTTAAACAACTTAATTTTTCAGATAAGATCATCGTCATCATTGAGAATAAATCTTCGGAGGATAATTTTCAGCTTTCTGAAACCGCCAATACTTTTCTGGAAAAAATTTCTCCTTTAGAAAAGTATATCGGAGCGATTCAGGGAAAGGTAAATGACAGTGAAATTTCCGAGACTTTTGATTTTGTAAATCAAAACCTCCCTTTGTTTTTAGATGAAAATGACTATAAAGAAATCAACAGGAAGATTCAGAAAGACAGCATTGCAAAACAGGTAGAAAACAATTACATCTCTCTTGCTTCTCCAACAAGCCTGGTTACAAAAGAATTTATAAAAAAAGATCCTCTTGGAATTACTTTTTTAGGCATTAAAAAATTGAATGCACTTAACGTCAGCAAAGATTTTAAGCTGGAGGATAATTTTATTGTAACGAAAAACGGAAAAAATCTATTACTTTTTATTGATCCTAAAAACAAAAGTAACGACACTAAAAACAATGAATTTTTTGTAGACCAGCTCAACAAAATAAAGGATGATCTTAATAACGAATTTAAAGGAAAAACAGAAATCAGCTACTTTGGTTCACCCGTAATTGCGGTTGCAAATGCTGAACAGATAAAAAAGGACATTCAGAATACAGTAATGATTTCCATGACTGTACTGCTGATCCTGCTTATTTATTATTTCAGGAATTTCTTCACTCCGATTATTGTTTTTCTTCCTACGGTATTTTCTGTTCTGCTGGCACTGCTTATATTATATTTTATTAAGGATAAGATCTCAGCAATTTCATTAAGTGTCGGAGCAATCCTTATCGGAATTACAATAGATTATGCCTTGCACATTCTTACACACTATAAACACAATAATAATATTGAAGAACTCTATAAAGAAATTACCCAACCTATTATTTTAAGCAGTGCTACCACTGCGGTTTCTTTTTTATGTCTCGTCTTTGTAAGATCGGAAGCCTTAAAGGATCTGGGACTATTTGCTTCCATAATCGTAATGCTTTCTTCTATTTCAGCCTTGATTATTGTTCCCCAACTATACAATCCTAAAGAAAAAGGGGAAAAAGCAAGCACAAATTTCATTGACAGGATCGGCTTTTATCCCTATGAAAAGAACAAACCCCTAATTATAGGATGCTCCCTGGTCATTATTGCCTGCTTATTTGGATTCAGGCACGTGGGTTTTAATGAAGACATTGGAGATCTAAATTACATTCCAAATGATCTGAAAATAAGTGAAGCAAAATTACAGAAGCTTTCAGATATTACTTCAAAATCAATCTACACCATTTCCTATGGTAATTCTGAAGAAGAAGCATTAACCCGAAACACCCAACTGAACCATTTTCTGGAAAAAGAAAAAAAGGAAGGAAAAATCCTGAGCTATAATTCTCTGGGCAATGTAGTCCTGTCTGAAAAGGATCAGCAAAAAAAGATTGAAAACTGGAAAAAATTCTGGAACGACCAAAAGAAAAATCAAACGGTTTCAGAATTAGTAAGCAATGGAAACAAATTTGGATTTAATAGTTCAGCTTTTAAGCAATTTACAGAACTTTTAAACAAAAACTACTCCACCCGCAGCATTGAGGATTATGAAAAAATAAAAGCACTACAGGTATCTGAATTTTTAAGCAATGAAAAAGGATTTCATACTATTTCCAATATTATAAAAGTGGATGAAACTAAAAGAGATGCCTTTATCAGAGATGTAGAAAAAAAGCAGGATGTTCTTGCTATTGACCGCCAGCAAATGAATGAGAATTTTCTGGGATTATTGAAAAGAGATTTCAACACCCTGATCAATTATTCA
The sequence above is drawn from the Chryseobacterium daecheongense genome and encodes:
- a CDS encoding MMPL family transporter; the encoded protein is MHRFFIFLFYLISKNRVLSALFAVGIALVCLFFASKINFEEDINQIIPKSEKSDLTAKILKQLNFSDKIIVIIENKSSEDNFQLSETANTFLEKISPLEKYIGAIQGKVNDSEISETFDFVNQNLPLFLDENDYKEINRKIQKDSIAKQVENNYISLASPTSLVTKEFIKKDPLGITFLGIKKLNALNVSKDFKLEDNFIVTKNGKNLLLFIDPKNKSNDTKNNEFFVDQLNKIKDDLNNEFKGKTEISYFGSPVIAVANAEQIKKDIQNTVMISMTVLLILLIYYFRNFFTPIIVFLPTVFSVLLALLILYFIKDKISAISLSVGAILIGITIDYALHILTHYKHNNNIEELYKEITQPIILSSATTAVSFLCLVFVRSEALKDLGLFASIIVMLSSISALIIVPQLYNPKEKGEKASTNFIDRIGFYPYEKNKPLIIGCSLVIIACLFGFRHVGFNEDIGDLNYIPNDLKISEAKLQKLSDITSKSIYTISYGNSEEEALTRNTQLNHFLEKEKKEGKILSYNSLGNVVLSEKDQQKKIENWKKFWNDQKKNQTVSELVSNGNKFGFNSSAFKQFTELLNKNYSTRSIEDYEKIKALQVSEFLSNEKGFHTISNIIKVDETKRDAFIRDVEKKQDVLAIDRQQMNENFLGLLKRDFNTLINYSLLAIILTIIVFFRNFELTVLTMFPIVLTGVVTAGILYFLGLELNIFSTVVCTLIFGVGDDFSIFLTKAMQKEHTTGKNELPTYRISIILAVFTTILSIGSLIFAKHPALHSLALVALIGMFSVIIITSTLYPFWFRLLIINRAKKGLSPITFRLFLHSVVSFAYYGLGGFLFSLFGAFFVKNAKGNTLRYIKIFIARFLTSVLYSNPFVKKTVIKNPEEDFSKPAIIIANHTSFLDTLALAMTNYKIVYLVNDWVYNSPIFGKLVKALGFYPVSQGIENGIDKLKEKVQQGYSLVVFPEAERSYTNDIKRFHKGAFYLSEQLNLDILPVYIHGNSEVLPKGDFIIYDGSITVKVGDRIHQNDESFGSTYSERTKKINAYFREEFSKLREELEDEDYFKKKLFLSFLYKENEIVKQVKEDFRINKSAYFELNKHIPKDATLLHIADDYGQIDILLSLQQANRKIFSLIPDIEKREIADHNYLVKKRKINYISTISEINKKVGILLVSSENYALNSIDQLPDIIIFFNIKNLLFQNDEYNLYFSSESIKIYKR
- a CDS encoding EpsG family protein, translated to MSLLHPYYIIAMIYMLIFSVQEVFGNKVDKKWFWFLGVYLIIIAGLRDSVGPDYGSYKGIYIYSDTKEYWSIFLKALHIEGSENVDIEWLYALINKIMLNVFNAPFYMLTLVIAIFAIFFKIKYTEDNTFYPFTFTLFMFIPNFFIGESGQIRQNLGTFIIYFAIRYIKERKLWHYLFFVFIASGIHNVCYIFLPMYWVARIPLNKTMMLVSIIVSIFLSPFEVYKVFGNFLSNIASDSMLVEGFNGYVDETAQRLNGGFGIPEALMAILTFFLFAFDTPMKEKYPYYEYHRNYAVIGICFYFIFRNNPVFSSRLAGAFIGFSFVLIPNAMYVVSANKKRLIYSFIIALTIFNFVVFSSFRNIIAGRFTIDLYKNHILP